From the Alphaproteobacteria bacterium LSUCC0719 genome, the window ATGATGCCAGCTGCCAGCGAGTATAAAAGCCGAGTATATCGAAAGGGGCTGACCACAGACATGTCCCCAAGCCTGACCGCCTGAGTCATGAATATCACGCCAAAAGAGCCAAGTGCCACCATCGCCAGAAATAGAACGGTCATATTCGCATCAGGAATGCTTGCACCTCCTGTGAAAAGGAGCAGAACAAGGCCGCTGGAGGCGAACAGGACGCAAGAATAAAATGACAGAAGCAGGGTTGAGAAGCTGTCGGACAC encodes:
- a CDS encoding EamA family transporter, yielding VSDSFSTLLLSFYSCVLFASSGLVLLLFTGGASIPDANMTVLFLAMVALGSFGVIFMTQAVRLGDMSVVSPFRYTRLLYSLAAGIIILDEQVNAMMLFGSALTIGAGFYIWRRELTLDT